A single region of the Montipora foliosa isolate CH-2021 unplaced genomic scaffold, ASM3666993v2 scaffold_417, whole genome shotgun sequence genome encodes:
- the LOC137988425 gene encoding cell cycle checkpoint protein RAD1-like: MSRLTQQSGDDNRYILVAKLDNARNLHSILKAVHFKESATCFVSSNGLKFTVEDSKCVQANAFVQSGIFQDFIFKEESATFRINLNVLLECLNIFGSSKDAGTFTALKMCYAGYGSPLILMLEEGGVLTDCSIQTQEPDETLDFDFSSAEVLNKIIMKSECLKEAFGELDMTSEVLQILMSPDNPFFRLSTFGHAGSTHSDFPKDSDMVESFECQQTQTNRYKISLLKPSTKALQLSSKISIRMDSRGFLSLQYMIINEDGQVCFVEYLCAPDEEVDEDDEEDLN; the protein is encoded by the exons ATGTCTAGACTCACACAGCAAAGTGGCGACGACAATCGTTACATTCTTGTGGCCAAGTTGGACAATGCTCGTAATCTTCATAGCATCCTGAAAGCGGTTCATTTCAAAGAG tcAGCCACCTGTTTTGTTAGTAGCAATGGTCTCAAGTTCACTGTGGAAGATTCAAAGTGTGTGCAAGCCAATGCCTTTGTGCAGAGTGGTATCTTCCAAgactttattttcaaagaagAGAGTGCCACCTTTAGGATAAATTTGAATGTTCTATTG GAATGTCTGAATATTTTTGGGTCCTCGAAAGATGCTGGAACTTTTACTGCACTGAAGATGTGTTACGCTGGTTATGGTTCTCCTCTCATTCTCAT GTTGGAAGAAGGAGGTGTCCTGACTGACTGCAGTATTCAAACTCAAGAACCTGACGAAACATTAGACTTTGACTTCAGCAGTGCTGAGGTTCTTAACAAGATCATAATGAAA TCAGAATGTTTAAAGGAAGCATTTGGTGAGCTGGACATGACCAGTGAAGTGCTTCAGATCCTCATGTCACCAGACAATCCCTTCTTCCGACTTTCAACATTTGGTCATGCTGGAAGTACCCAT TCAGATTTCCCAAAAGATTCAGACATggtagaatcatttgagtgtcAACAAACCCAGACAAAcag GTACAAGATTAGCCTTCTCAAACCCTCCACTAAGGCACTACAACTTTCCAGCAAAATTTCCATCAGAATGGATAGCAGAGGATTTTTGTCATTGCAGTATATGATTATAAATGAGGATGGACAAGTCTGCTTTGTGGAGTATTTG TGTGCTCCTGATGAAGAAGTTGACGAGGATGATGAGGAAGACCTTAACTGA